The following are encoded in a window of Bacillota bacterium genomic DNA:
- a CDS encoding prepilin-type N-terminal cleavage/methylation domain-containing protein: MNGNGRRPPLWRTGGFTLIEVLVALSILSIIIASFTLLFGAGFSGIFAGGHRSKAQYTAQEGMETVLSGHEYSQEHVDITTEPADFSLVFPGEITNTITVPGTGITVRYDDGERTVSLVTFVSTE; this comes from the coding sequence ATGAACGGCAATGGTAGGCGGCCACCGTTGTGGCGGACGGGAGGTTTCACCCTTATTGAAGTGTTGGTGGCTCTCTCGATCCTGTCCATAATCATTGCTTCTTTTACGCTGCTGTTCGGTGCCGGTTTCTCCGGAATCTTCGCCGGCGGGCACCGTTCGAAGGCTCAGTATACGGCCCAAGAGGGAATGGAAACTGTACTTAGTGGCCACGAATACAGCCAGGAACACGTCGATATCACCACCGAGCCCGCCGATTTCTCCTTGGTTTTTCCCGGAGAAATCACGAATACCATAACCGTTCCCGGAACAGGCATTACGGTACGGTACGATGACGGGGAACGAACGGTTTCGCTGGTCACCTTTGTGTCGACGGAATAG
- a CDS encoding energy transducer TonB, translating to MRGAVPASPKDRFFKSPARFIKSLARFLVLVLLLAGGPHPAAGSGNPDQADPLTRVPRDKTMAITDTGSVANPGGAPTITLDVRRADLRDVLSALAIKMGVSMVLVEEAAEPVTFSAKDTTPSQAFELILQTRGLSYLREGNIIVIAKPDALQKDFFNQMILTRFNLLFITTDHVKPLIQELGIPLSSISVGTNPQVLWAQGTPQALHKLRELLQAVDRLENVSSLQYRTLTATQVSPTRLQELLSEAGVDIPQSVALGNRLLVFDRALHNRWGQVEALAGALDTLDARERTVFVYQLKNISAADAVSRLAAFGFEGVATQTFNYPEISQEILVICPPHLQNQVRSALAGMDGTRLKVRVPVASTTGVHAHEAANARRHLLSELTGVPIGSFHISRNLSGDPANPHYVLWVEESPEKIRQIEELVGKF from the coding sequence TTGAGAGGCGCAGTACCTGCAAGCCCGAAAGACCGTTTCTTTAAATCGCCGGCCCGCTTTATTAAATCGCTGGCCCGCTTCCTGGTCCTCGTGCTGTTGCTGGCCGGCGGGCCGCACCCGGCGGCGGGAAGCGGGAACCCGGACCAGGCGGACCCACTAACGCGGGTACCCCGGGATAAAACGATGGCCATCACCGACACCGGCTCCGTCGCCAACCCGGGCGGCGCACCCACCATCACCCTGGACGTGCGGCGGGCGGACCTCCGGGACGTCTTATCCGCACTGGCCATCAAGATGGGCGTCAGTATGGTCCTGGTGGAGGAGGCCGCGGAGCCGGTCACTTTCTCGGCTAAAGACACAACCCCAAGCCAGGCCTTCGAGCTTATTCTTCAGACCCGGGGACTGTCGTACCTGCGCGAGGGGAACATCATCGTCATTGCCAAGCCGGACGCTTTACAGAAGGACTTCTTTAATCAGATGATCCTGACCCGGTTCAATTTGCTTTTTATCACCACGGATCACGTGAAGCCCCTGATCCAGGAGCTGGGCATTCCCCTCTCCAGCATCTCCGTAGGCACCAACCCGCAGGTGCTCTGGGCTCAGGGTACCCCGCAGGCCCTGCACAAGCTGCGGGAACTGTTGCAGGCGGTCGACCGGCTGGAAAATGTATCCTCTCTGCAATACCGGACCCTCACGGCCACGCAGGTGTCGCCCACCAGGCTGCAGGAACTCCTGAGTGAGGCCGGGGTGGACATTCCCCAGTCCGTGGCGCTGGGCAACCGGCTATTGGTCTTTGACCGCGCCCTGCACAACCGTTGGGGCCAGGTGGAAGCTCTGGCCGGAGCGCTCGACACTCTGGACGCCCGGGAACGGACAGTGTTCGTGTACCAGCTCAAGAACATCTCGGCTGCGGACGCGGTTTCTCGCTTGGCGGCGTTCGGCTTTGAAGGCGTGGCCACCCAAACCTTCAACTACCCGGAGATCAGCCAGGAAATCCTGGTGATCTGCCCCCCCCACTTGCAGAACCAAGTGCGCAGCGCGCTGGCCGGCATGGACGGCACGCGCCTTAAGGTGCGGGTACCGGTGGCTTCGACTACAGGCGTCCACGCCCACGAGGCGGCGAACGCCAGGCGACACCTGCTCAGCGAGCTCACCGGCGTGCCGATCGGGAGTTTTCACATCTCCCGCAACCTTTCGGGAGACCCGGCTAACCCCCACTATGTGCTGTGGGTGGAGGAATCGCCGGAGAAAATCCGGCAGATCGAGGAGTTGGTCGGCAAGTTCTAG
- a CDS encoding prepilin-type N-terminal cleavage/methylation domain-containing protein, with translation MKGVAVINLLRDRRGLTLVELVVALALLGTVLGVGYLFFDYGYRSFVVGELRSNLQRDVRTAAGVITRELRPAHAVIISNDTVPRSDLLAAGYNYLILEPVASGRYRIKRIDSTGETVFKTEGVITALEFEGRDRLLLFRIAGTDGEQSYEIKSQVLLLNTSVAAAPGCTLAYAKTPRL, from the coding sequence GTGAAAGGGGTGGCGGTCATTAATCTGTTGCGCGACCGACGCGGGCTGACCCTGGTGGAACTCGTGGTTGCGCTTGCGCTCTTAGGCACGGTGCTGGGAGTGGGGTATTTATTCTTTGACTACGGCTACAGATCTTTTGTCGTCGGGGAGTTGCGGTCCAACCTGCAGCGGGACGTGCGGACGGCCGCCGGCGTAATTACGAGAGAATTGCGCCCCGCACATGCGGTTATCATCAGTAACGATACCGTTCCCAGGAGCGATCTCCTTGCGGCGGGATATAACTATTTGATTTTGGAGCCGGTTGCTTCAGGCCGGTACCGGATCAAGCGCATCGACAGCACGGGAGAGACTGTTTTTAAGACCGAGGGCGTAATTACAGCGCTGGAGTTCGAAGGGAGGGACCGCCTGCTGCTTTTTAGAATTGCGGGGACCGATGGAGAGCAGTCCTATGAAATTAAATCCCAGGTGTTGCTTCTAAATACCAGCGTGGCCGCCGCGCCCGGCTGCACGCTGGCCTACGCCAAAACGCCCCGCCTGTAA
- a CDS encoding collagen-binding domain-containing protein, with translation MLVLRSEKGAALPVALMVLLVLSLLGTALWQYSTADAVQVARAENEMRAYYLARSGADATAAWMVNPVNDGGRLIGSTSAPPKEFGGGTLVVDVYRNPDARSEIIIRSVATVNEVQVTAGLTLQEITGARPIFGSAVFVATSITLENEARVDGDVEIRPEGTVVIKNQGSITGQIFRIDRTPALPPFPDDLPGKGDVEVRNRTVVINAPGHYNEIKVEGNGELIFDTGTGGGDLRVRVGELEIKNQGRLTVRGNSRLLLYVDEFEGLNNSAINEAGDPSRLIMFVSRDVELKNATCFYGAIYAPGVDMEMKNTASINGAVVAKSIELKNKARLTYGEIDETGLPITEDGPLVTGYQRGYWQ, from the coding sequence GTGCTCGTGTTGCGCAGTGAAAAAGGAGCGGCTCTCCCGGTGGCGTTGATGGTGCTGCTGGTCCTGTCTCTGCTGGGTACCGCCTTGTGGCAGTACAGCACCGCCGACGCCGTGCAAGTGGCGCGGGCCGAGAACGAGATGAGGGCTTACTACCTTGCCCGCTCGGGTGCCGACGCGACGGCCGCCTGGATGGTAAATCCGGTTAATGACGGAGGTCGGCTGATCGGGAGTACTTCGGCCCCCCCCAAGGAATTCGGCGGCGGGACGCTGGTGGTCGATGTCTACCGTAACCCGGACGCCCGCTCCGAGATTATCATCCGGTCGGTGGCCACCGTAAACGAGGTGCAGGTTACTGCCGGACTGACACTGCAGGAGATAACCGGGGCGCGACCCATCTTCGGCAGTGCGGTATTTGTCGCCACGAGCATCACTTTGGAAAATGAGGCCAGGGTAGACGGTGATGTGGAGATCAGGCCCGAGGGCACGGTGGTTATTAAAAACCAAGGTTCTATCACAGGACAAATTTTCAGAATAGACCGCACCCCCGCTTTGCCGCCGTTTCCGGACGACTTGCCAGGAAAAGGCGATGTAGAAGTGAGGAACAGGACTGTGGTGATCAACGCTCCCGGCCATTACAATGAGATTAAAGTGGAGGGGAACGGAGAGCTGATCTTCGATACCGGAACCGGTGGCGGCGACCTGCGCGTTCGGGTCGGCGAGCTGGAAATTAAGAATCAAGGTCGGCTCACCGTGCGGGGAAATAGCAGGCTTTTGCTCTACGTCGATGAGTTTGAGGGCCTGAACAACTCGGCCATTAACGAAGCAGGCGACCCCAGCCGGTTGATCATGTTTGTGAGCCGGGACGTAGAGTTAAAAAACGCCACTTGCTTCTACGGAGCGATTTATGCTCCAGGCGTGGACATGGAAATGAAAAACACCGCTTCAATCAACGGCGCCGTAGTGGCAAAAAGCATTGAGTTAAAGAACAAGGCAAGGCTCACCTACGGGGAAATAGACGAAACAGGACTGCCGATAACCGAAGACGGGCCCTTGGTAACCGGCTACCAAAGGGGGTATTGGCAATGA
- a CDS encoding prepilin-type N-terminal cleavage/methylation domain-containing protein, which produces MFYKFAKSLKKDQRGFTLVELMVVVAIIGVLVAIAVPVYNNATDRANRNAVEANLRIIDGAITVHLLMNPRVAPTPTSLVADRHLRSWPTGPAGVTEYKVIGAGTAADPYRAAVNIPLNTFGTHAALTDANGFLPITW; this is translated from the coding sequence ATGTTCTACAAATTCGCCAAGTCGCTGAAGAAGGACCAGCGGGGCTTCACGCTGGTGGAGCTGATGGTGGTCGTGGCGATCATCGGCGTTTTGGTGGCGATCGCGGTGCCGGTGTATAACAATGCGACGGACAGGGCGAATCGGAACGCGGTAGAGGCTAACTTGAGAATCATTGACGGCGCCATTACGGTGCATTTGCTCATGAACCCCCGCGTTGCGCCAACGCCCACCAGCCTAGTAGCAGACCGCCATCTTCGGTCGTGGCCCACCGGACCGGCCGGGGTCACGGAGTACAAAGTGATCGGAGCAGGCACGGCTGCTGATCCCTACCGGGCGGCGGTCAACATTCCTTTAAACACATTTGGAACACACGCTGCATTAACCGACGCCAACGGCTTCTTACCGATTACTTGGTAG
- the pilO gene encoding type 4a pilus biogenesis protein PilO, with protein MPVPSSRTALAIVLGAVACAVMVSLVYLQVSAIREARAALAAEQAAIARLRAELRTKQELLAELPLWEARLAAGQRAVPVPPGEGALLGHLQNAAYRSGAHGLQVRFGSRKPGEEYTEMPLTITFEGSYHGLLSFLDELGSGERAVRVDGISVRTGEAAAARIRVEIQASAFHRR; from the coding sequence GTGCCGGTGCCGTCTAGCCGCACGGCGCTCGCCATCGTTTTGGGTGCGGTAGCGTGTGCGGTCATGGTTTCACTGGTCTACCTCCAAGTGAGTGCCATCCGCGAGGCACGGGCGGCGCTTGCCGCCGAACAGGCGGCCATCGCCCGCCTCCGGGCCGAACTCCGTACTAAGCAGGAACTCCTGGCCGAACTCCCGCTCTGGGAAGCGCGCTTGGCGGCCGGCCAGCGGGCCGTTCCGGTGCCTCCGGGCGAGGGCGCGCTTTTGGGCCATCTTCAAAACGCGGCGTACCGCTCCGGGGCGCACGGCCTACAGGTTCGTTTCGGGTCCCGGAAGCCGGGTGAGGAATACACCGAGATGCCGCTGACGATTACGTTCGAGGGGAGCTACCATGGGCTTTTATCCTTCTTGGATGAACTCGGGTCCGGCGAGCGCGCGGTCCGGGTGGACGGAATCAGCGTCCGGACAGGGGAAGCGGCTGCGGCCCGGATCAGGGTCGAAATTCAGGCCAGTGCCTTTCATCGCCGTTAG
- a CDS encoding ATPase, T2SS/T4P/T4SS family, which yields MLKLGKQNLGNYLVEAGVITPAQLEEALRHQNLKPGGKGLLGEALVELGYCTEEDIARMVARQAGVPFLPLEAHVIDGAAMSLISAETARRYGALPLGFDKGRLLVAMRRPTDIIAIDDLRLLTGHEIQPVVVADNELEAALQNYDRAGVGVEAAAAAQEDSVEEVAVAPDEASEKPAVQLANLIFTQAVRAGASDVHIEAQEKTLRIRFRIDGVLHDVMHPPRRLHPSLVSRIKVMANMDIAERRLPQDGRITLKTEGKTVDVRVASLPAVHGEKLTLRLLQRTAGPITLSQLGFPPPVLAEYREAIGRPYGFILVTGPTGSGKSTTLYATLAALNSPEKHIVTVEDPVEYRLEGVNQIQINLRAGLTFAAGLRSILRNDPDIVMVGEIRDRETARIAVESALTGHLVLSTLHTNDAAGTITRLGDMGIEPFLTASSLVAVAAQRLVRLLCKHCAQTYELGRDELLASVPDFPLPEGAKSAVLHRPVGCLRCSHTGYRGRAGVYELLRMSDTIRHLTLERRSAQEIKEAAIAQGMVTFRRDGLRKVQDGITALEEVLRVVV from the coding sequence ATGCTTAAGTTGGGTAAGCAGAACCTTGGAAATTACTTGGTGGAAGCCGGGGTAATCACTCCGGCCCAGCTGGAGGAGGCCTTGCGGCACCAGAATTTGAAGCCGGGCGGCAAGGGGCTCTTGGGAGAGGCGCTGGTGGAGCTTGGGTATTGCACCGAGGAGGACATCGCCCGCATGGTTGCCAGGCAGGCCGGTGTGCCTTTTCTTCCCCTGGAAGCGCACGTCATCGACGGTGCCGCCATGAGCCTGATCTCGGCCGAAACCGCCCGCCGTTACGGCGCGCTCCCCCTTGGGTTCGACAAGGGTCGCCTGCTGGTGGCGATGAGGCGGCCCACCGATATTATCGCCATCGATGATCTGCGCCTCCTGACCGGGCACGAAATTCAACCGGTCGTCGTGGCCGACAACGAGCTGGAAGCGGCGCTTCAGAACTACGACCGGGCCGGGGTCGGCGTGGAGGCGGCCGCCGCCGCCCAAGAGGACTCGGTGGAAGAAGTCGCTGTGGCCCCGGACGAAGCGAGTGAAAAGCCGGCGGTGCAATTGGCCAACCTGATTTTCACGCAGGCGGTGCGGGCCGGCGCCAGCGACGTGCACATCGAAGCCCAGGAGAAGACCCTCCGGATCCGGTTTCGCATCGACGGAGTGCTGCACGACGTCATGCACCCGCCCCGCCGTCTGCACCCGTCGCTGGTCTCCCGCATCAAGGTCATGGCCAACATGGACATCGCCGAGCGCCGCCTTCCCCAGGACGGCCGGATCACCCTCAAAACGGAAGGAAAAACGGTTGACGTTCGGGTGGCCTCGTTGCCGGCCGTGCACGGAGAGAAACTGACCCTGCGCCTGCTCCAGCGGACCGCCGGTCCGATAACGCTTTCGCAACTGGGTTTCCCGCCGCCCGTCCTGGCCGAATACCGGGAGGCGATCGGTCGCCCCTACGGTTTCATCCTGGTCACCGGGCCCACGGGAAGCGGCAAGAGCACCACGCTGTACGCGACGCTCGCCGCCCTGAACAGCCCGGAAAAGCATATCGTCACGGTGGAAGACCCGGTCGAATACCGGCTGGAGGGCGTCAACCAGATCCAGATCAATCTCCGGGCGGGGCTTACTTTTGCCGCGGGGCTGCGGTCCATTCTGCGCAACGACCCCGACATCGTCATGGTGGGCGAGATCCGCGACCGGGAAACGGCGCGCATCGCCGTGGAGTCGGCCCTCACCGGCCACCTGGTGTTGTCCACCCTGCACACCAATGACGCCGCCGGGACGATCACCCGCCTGGGCGACATGGGCATCGAACCTTTCCTGACCGCCTCCTCCCTGGTGGCCGTGGCGGCCCAGCGCCTGGTGCGGTTGCTTTGTAAGCATTGCGCGCAAACCTACGAACTGGGGCGTGACGAACTGTTGGCCAGCGTGCCGGATTTCCCCCTGCCGGAAGGAGCAAAGAGCGCCGTCCTTCACCGGCCGGTGGGTTGCCTGCGCTGCAGCCACACCGGCTACCGCGGCCGCGCCGGCGTGTACGAGCTGTTGCGCATGAGCGACACCATCCGCCACCTCACCCTCGAACGCCGTTCGGCGCAGGAAATCAAGGAGGCCGCCATAGCGCAAGGCATGGTCACCTTCCGCCGGGACGGCCTCCGCAAGGTGCAAGACGGCATCACCGCGCTGGAGGAGGTGCTGCGCGTCGTCGTGTAG